The region TGGCGATTCCGCTCATCGGACTTTACGGGCTATCGATATTTATAGCCAAAAAAATAAATCCTGCCAAAATCGAAGAAGAAGAAAAGCAAGAGCCAAAGAAGAAGCATGTCGTAGAAGAAGACGATGATGAAATATACTACAATGGCGACTGATATCAACGCACTTTGCAGCTATGATTATCACTTGCCTGCTGAACTCATAGCAGATCGCCCCACTCTGCCCAAAGAGGATGCGAAACTGCTTGTTTATGAGAGGGAAAAAGATAAAATTCATCATCTTAAATTTAAAAACCTTCATGAAATTTTACCCCAATGCGATATCGTCTTTAACGATACTAAAGTGATAAAAGCTAGAATTTTAGGACACAAGGATAGCGGCGGGGCAAGCGAAGTGCTGCTTAACGCTGCGCTTAATGATGATAAATTTAGCGTTTATATACGCGGCAAAGTAAAAGCCGGAACGCAGATAAAATTTGACGCTAATTTAAAGGCTACGGTTTTTGAAATTTTTGAAGACGGAACAAGGATTGTCAAATTTAGCCAAGATGATAAAATTTTAAGCACAAACGAGCTATTTAGTTTACTTGAAAAGATCGGACAAGTTCCGCTTCCGCCTTATATAAAAAGAGCTGACAACAAAGACGACGAGAGCTGGTATCAAAGCATATTTGCAAAGCATCACGGTGCAGTCGCAGCTCCTACGGCAAGCCTTCATTTTAGCGACGAGATGATAAAAGAGCTTAAAAAAAGCCATGATATAAGCTTTATAACCCTTCATATAGGCGCGGGAACGTTTAAAAGCGTGGAGAGCGAAAATATAAACGATCATAAAATGCACGGAGAATTTTATGAAATTCCAAGTCAAACTCAAGAGCTTATCAAATCAAACAAGCCGATTTTAGGTATCGGAACGACTGTTACAAGATGTATTGAAGAGTTTGCAAGAAGCAAAAAACCTAGCGGAATTTGCAAGTTGTTTTTAAACCTTAACAACAAGCCAATTCGCCAAAACTACTTGCTTACAAATTTTCACCTGCCAAAATCAACGCTAATCATGCTCGTAAGCAGCTTTATAGGGCTTGATAAGACTATGCAAATTTATCAAACCGCCATAGAAAACAGATATAAATTTTACTCTTACGGCGACGGGATGCTTGTAATATGAATATCAGCCATCTTTTTGTGATTTTGTTTTTGATCTACATGCTTATTTTGATAATGTATGTTTTGTATTCCAAAAGCTTTAATACTAAATTTAACGATCAAAGAATAAAAATTGCGAAAAAAACAAACAAATATTTTTTAGATTACAAGAAAAAACCATACGAGCAAACTGATCTTGTAAGCTATATGTTTTTTCTTACCTCATCTCTTAACGAAGATGCCAAAAATAGTAAAAATTATCTTTTGCTTGATTACAATATCAGCTATCCAAGAGTTTTTAAAACCGACGCTTCTCATATCATAAAGCTTACGGACGCACTAGCTCAAATAATGCTTTTAAACCTTTCAAATTCAACCATTATCATTAAATTTCTACTAAGCAGTTACAAAAAAAATCAGATCAAATTTACTATCTCGGTCTGGGCTAACAAAAATTTCGCCAAAGAGTGCAAACAAGTCGAAAATATACATATCTGCATGAGTCAAAAAAGTAGAGAATTTTATCGATTTGCTAAAAAACTCGCCTCCGAAAACGACTCTGAGATAAGATTTGACTTTGAAACTCAAGAATCAATCAAAATTTCAACGGACATAACTTTAGAGCTATCGGAAACTAAAGTTGATATACTTAAAAAACTAAAGATAAGAATGGATAATAAATTTACCGCCCTCATTGCCGAGAGCAATCCCTATGCCTTTTCTATCCTTAAAAACGATCTTGAATTTATGGGTATTGACGTTAAGCCTACGTCAGATTGGGATATCATAAAAAGGCACGTGGAAGATACTATTTTTAGCCCAAATATCATATTTGTTCAGGCAAAACTGCTAAAAAGCGTAGATATTCGAAAGATCAAAGCTTCACTCATCGAAAAAAACATACCTCTGGTAATCATACAAAACGAGGGTCGTTGTATAAATATAGATTCTAAAATTTACGTTGAGTATTTAACGCAACCATACACTTCAGACGCGCTTATAAGCATACTAAACAACACTCACGAATATCGTTGCAATAAAAATCAAAATTAAATAAGCAAATTTGGGATTTATAAAATCTTTAAATAGCGCTTTAAAATAATCATCGCGGCTATACTATCAAGCTTTCCGTCTTTTGCGGAACTTTTATGAATTTCGCTTGCCTCAAAGCTGCTCATGGCTTCATCGACATAGACTATCTCTCCGCTAAAATTTAGAAGCGATACAAAATGGCTTATGCGCCTTCTCATCTCATCTTCGCTACTTCCGCCAAGAGGCACTCCTACGACTAAAGTCTTTGCACCAAGCTCTGATAAAACGGCGTTCACGTCGCGAGCCGCTTGATTGCGATTTTTTCTTAGAATCGGCTTTTGAGGCATTACTACACCGCCCACTCCAAGCGCTACGCCTATTCGTTTTAACCCCACATCTATAGCAACCACACTCATGTTAAACTCACTCTAAGGCCTGATATGACAAGCTTTCCAAATAGTTCATACTCATAAATTTTATCTCCGAATTTAGCCAACGCCTCATCCAAATTCGCTCCATTTTTGCAAAAATCTAAAATTTCATCTTTTGCTTTAGGTGGATTTGTTGTAAATTTAGAGGCAAATTCATCAAAATCATTTATAAGCTCGGCTTTGCCACAAGCCAAAAGCTTGTTTGTGCCATCACTTTCGCCAAGTCGCTGAGGCAAGACGTAAATTTTAACTCCAAGCTCTTGAGCCATCCTTGCACTTTGCATGGAGCCGCTTTTAAGATCGGCTTGCGCGACAACCAAAGCCTTGCTGAGAGCTACAACTATTCGGTTTCGCTCCAAAAACCTATGAGCAGCAGCAGGAGTAGAGAAATCATACTCGCTTAGAGCAAGGCAGGAGCCGTAAATTCGTTCTATGGCTTTTAAATTCGCTCTTGGATAGACTATATTAAGTCCGTTGCCAAAAACGGCTATAGTGTTTGGAAAAGCGCCTTCATGAGCCTTGATATCCACACCCAAAGCCGCTCCGCTTACTACGCAAATTCCGGAATTTGAGAGAGTTTTAGCTAAATTTAAAACGCAGTTTTTGGTATACACGCTTGCTCTTCTTGAGCCTACTATCGATACCATCGGAAGCTTTAAAAGCTCTAAATTTCCCTTATAATAAAGCTTCTTGGGAGGCTTTTTAAGTCTATTTAGCTGAGGAGGAAGCTCACTTAAAAAATTCACAAAATATCCTTTAGATAAACAACCTCTACGTCCTTTAATATCTCAGAGCTATTTTTCAAAACATCCATAGTGTTTTTATAAGGATGTCCTATAGCTATAGCTCTACTATGCTTCTTAGCAAGCGCAACGGCGTATTTTAGCTGCTTTGTTATAGCGGCCTTGCTGTCTTCGTGATCTAAAAATACATCCCTTGAGATATACGGCATGGAGTGCTTTTTGGCTGCGGCTGCGACTTTTGTATTGGCTATCGTTTTACTATCGATAAATATCAAATTCTCATGTTTAACAGCTCTCATAAGCCTATCCATGGCATCAAAATCGCTTGTAAATTTGCTGCCTGTATGGTTGTTTATATATATCAAATTAGGAAAATCGCGCTTAATCGCCTGAAGTCGGTTTAAAATTTTCTCATAGCCGTCATCCACTCTTAAAGTATCTATCTCCTCACCTTTAAAATTTTTAGCCTGAAGCGGTAAGTGAATCATATGAAAGCTGAATTTTTTCGCAAGCTTTGGCGTATCGGGATGATCTTTGGTGACAGGGAAAAACGACGGAGTAAGCTTTAGTTTGATTGATTTTATCGCATCTACTTGATGTTTGTGAGCAACATCGTCTATTATGATTACCAACTTTGGTTTGCCAAATTGCTTCTTTGTGCCGTTTAGCACCTGAGCTTTACTGGTATCCAAAGAGGATTCGGGCTCTTTTGTCTTCCTTTGAGGAGGTTGCTTCTTGGGCACTTCGCCAACTCTGCGCTCATCTTTCTTGGCTCCGTCTTTATCAAACACTTCTATATGTATAGAGCCTTTTTTAGCAGGCTTTTCATCAGGAATTTCAGGCGGATAAAATTCTTGCTGTTCTTTAGGAGCTATTTTTGGCTCCGGTGTAGTGCTATCTGTTTTATTTAAAGTATCTTCTTGCTTGATAGTTTCTGATTTTATCTCTGGCTTTACTTCGTTTTGAGTTTTAGGTTTTATCTTTGGCTCAACACTGATTTTAGGCTCGATTTTTGATTCTGTTTTAGGCTCAAATTTGACGGCAGGCTCTTTTGCCGGCTGGTCTTTTTTGACGCTTTGTTTATCAAGATACTTTTCTATTTTTTTTATAGTGTTTTGACTATCTTTATTTGAGTAGATATAAGACAAAGCCGCGTAGGTAAGAGCTCCTACGATAAGGCATACGATAATGATTTTAAGATAACCCCAAAAAGCGCTCTTTTGCTCTTTTTTCTTAACGCTTTTAGTATTTTTAGCTACGGTGCGCTTTTTGGTAGTTTTTTTCTTTGTTTTAGGACTCAATTTTAATTTTTGCTTTGATCTACGATTTTACCTGCGCTTATCCAAGGCATCATAGCTCTTAGCTTCTTGCCTGTTTGATTAAGCAAGCTTCTTTCGGCGATTCCTCTTTCGGCATTCATTCTTACGTATCCAGCTTTGCGCTCAAGGATGAAGTCTTTTGCAAATTTGCCGTTTTGAATCTCTTTTAAAATTTCCTTCATAGCCTTTTTACTGTCTTCGTTTACGACTCTTGTTCCGCTTACATAATCGCCATACTCGGCAGTATTTGAGATAGAGTAGCGCATATCCGCCATTCCACCTTGATACATAAGATCAACGATTAGCTTTAGCTCGTGCAGACACTCAAAATAAGCCATCTCAGGCTCATAGCCCGCCTCAACCAGCGTTTCAAAGCCTGCATTTACCAATGCGCAAAGTCCACCGCAAAGCACAGCTTGCTCGCCAAAAAGATCGGTTTCGGTTTCGTCTTTAAACGTAGTTTCTATGATGCCCGTTCTTCCGCCGCCTATAGCGCTTGCATAGCTTAAAGCAAGCTCTTTTGCCTGCCCTGAAGCGTTTTGCTCAACCGCTATCAGATCAGGAATTCCGCCGCCTTTTACAAATTCGCTTCTTACGGTATGACCAGGCGCTTTTGGAGCTATCATTATGACATCAATTCCTTCAGGAGCTTTGATCTGTCCAAAATGAACGTTAAATCCATGTCCGAAAGCTATCGCATTGCCCTCGCTTAAATTTGGCTTGATCTCGTTATAAAAAATTTCAGCTTGCATCTCATCCGGAGTTAAAATCATAATCACATCGGCCATTTTTGAAGCCTCGCTAACGGTTTTTACTTCAAAGCCTTTGGCTTCTGCTTTAGCCCAGCTTTTTCCGCCTTTTGCAAGACCTATTACTACTTTTACGCCGCTATCTCTTAAATTTTCAGCGTGTGCGTGCCCTTGGGATCCAAATCCTATCACGGCAACCGTCTTACTTCTAATAAGACTTAAATCGCAATCTTTATCATAGTATATATTTACCGCCATATTTTCTCCTTTGAGATAAAATTTGCGAGATTATACAATCAACCAACTCAAATGTCACTGAAACAAAATCAAATTTACGATTTAAGTTTTTTAAAAAGCCATTTAGTGTAAAATGCCCAAAATCAAATTCAACTTTAAAGCGTGAAATTATGAATCAATCAATATATAAACATATTAAAGCACTACCGCCACTTGATGATACGGTTATAAAAATTCAGACGATTTGTGCTGATGAAAATAGCTCTATTGGCGATCTTGCACAGATAATAGAAAAAGACCCTATGCTTACGGCAAACATATTGCGTTCGGCAAATTCTCCGCTTTACGGCTTTAGTCGCGAGATAACAACCATCTCAAGAGCGGTTTCGCTATTTGGCATGGCTACTATTCGAGGTTTTGCACTATCAAGTGCGGTCAAAAAGAGCTTTAAGATAGATCTTGATCCATACGATATCACAAGTCAGGATTTTTTAAACATCTCAATTATGCAAAACGCTCTTATGTATAACTGGTACTCTAAGATAAATCCAAGAGCATTAAGCGTTTTATCTCCGGCTTCATTTATGCTTGAAGTAGGCAAAACCGTCCTTTCTCACGAGCTGGTAGAGACCGGTAAGGGAGCTGACTTTAAAGCAAAATTAAAAGAAATTTCAAATCCTTTTGATCTTTCAGAGCTTGAAAACGAAATTTTAGATATATCAAACGAAATTGTAACGGCTAAGATATTTGAACAGTGGAATCTTGAGACCGAGCTTGTGGACTCTATCTTTTATTCAAATTCCCCTGAAGATGCTCCTGAGCATATCAAGTCTTACTCTGTAGCTTTAAGAATAGTAAAAAATGCGGTAAATATCTTCCATCAGCTTGATGACGAAAGCATCCAAAACACTCTGCCTTTCCTAGATGAATACGGCTTTGCCCACGATAAGTTTTTAGAAGCCGTGGCTAAAGTAAAAGCTAATTTGTGAAAGAATTTTTAACCAAACTACTTGATGGATTAAACGGGAAGGAGATTTTAAGCGAACACAAAGAGACGCTTAGAAATCTCCTAAATTTAGGCGCCATAACCTCTCATAACGACAAATTTTATCTTAATAACGGTTTTGTTTGCGGCAAGCTTGACATAAGCTCAAACGGCACAGGATTTTTGATACCATTTGATAAGAGATTTAAACAAGACATATTAATAGAAAATAAAAATTTAAACAACTCTCACTACGGCGATATCGTCTTAGCCAAACTGCTTCCCCTTAAGAAAAAACGTCAAAGCGCAAAGGTCGTTCTTGCTTTAAAATTAGCCAACGAAACGAGTGTGGTTTATACCAAACATTTTGGTCAAGCTATTTTAGGAGTAAATTTAAAAACAGGTCTTAGCTTAGCCTTAAAAGCTACTCAAAAATCACTAAAAACCCTACCGATAGGAACTCTGCTTAAGATAAATAATCTTAACAACGAGATTACCGAAGTTATAGGCAATATCAACGATCCTTTCTCCGATGAGAAAATTTCACTTGCGATCTATAATAAAAACGATAAATTTAGCGAGGCAAGCGAACTTGAAGCTGCATCTTGGGGAGATAGCGTTGATGCTAGCATGTATCCAAGCAGAGTTGATCTAAGTGAGCTTGAGTTTTGTACTATTGATCCCATTGATGCTAAAGACTTTGACGACGCGATATATTTTGATGAGAAAAATTTAGAAATTTACGTCGCGATCGCGGATGCAAGCGAATACGTAAGCAGCTACGGGGCAATTGACAAAGAGGCTAAATCACGTGGATTTTCGATATATTTTCCGCATATAGCCATACCTATGTTACCAAGAAGCCTAAGTGAAAACATCTGCTCGCTTAAACCGAACGTAACAAGGCTTGCGTTTTGTTTTAAGATCAAACTTAATAAAAATTTAGATGTCGTTGGCGAAGAGCTCTTTGAAGCTATTATAAATTCTAAAAAGCGATTCAACTACGACGAAATCGATGAAATTTTAGAAGACAAAAGGACAAGCGAAATATCTTGGATAAAGCCGCTTTTTGAGCTAACATCAAATTTACGCACAAAAAGGCTTAAAAACGCATTTGATTTTAGAACACAGGAGCTTAGAATGAGCCTTGATGATGAAGGCAAGCTTCTTTCAACTCGTTTTGAAACCGACTCAAACTCCCATAGGCTTGTTGAAGACTGCATGCTACTAGCTAATAAAGCCGCAGCAAGGCTGATAGATAGCGTAGGAGTTTTTAGAAATCACGGAGCGCCAGATATCAGAAAGATAGAAAATTTACTTCAGGATTTAGCCGCTCTTGGATTTGATTTCACATACGAAAGCGATTTAGCCAATCTAATACGCAAAATTCAAGCCCAAGCAGATACTATGGGCAACCGCGAAGAGATAGATAAACTGATCATAAAAGCTCAAAAAAAGGCCGAGTACTCAGCTCAGAATTTAGGACACTTCGGGCTTGGATTTGATCGCTACACTCACTTTACAAGCCCGATTCGCCGCTACTCGGATCTTACTTTGCACCGCTTGCTTAAAGCGAAAATGAAAGATGACAAAAAACTCTTTAACTACCTGCTTTTAAATATCGAAAGTACTTGTGCGAATTTAAGCGAACTTGAGCGAGAAGCTGATAAAGTGGCATACGACTTTATGGACAGGAAATTTGCCAGATGGGCAAAAGAGCGTATCGGACAGAGGTTTAAGGCTTACGTAAGCGAAAATCAAAATATGCTTGTCGCAAAGCTTGATGATGAGATAAAAGGCGCAAGAATATTTTTAAACTCATATTCTGCCGAGCTGCTTCAAAAACTTATCATAGAAATTACCGACGCGGACATAGCAAGCGGTGAAATTTTCGGCAGGGTAATTAAAAAAATCGATGTATAGAAGAGAGCTTGAAGGACTACTGCAAAGTCCAAAATTTCCAAATACATTTCTGCTTTTTGGAGCGGATGAATATCAAATAGAGCTATTTGCAAAGGAAATTTTAGCCAAATTTGAAGGGCTCAATTTACTTAGTCTTTACTACGACGAGTATGATTTTAACCTTGCTAAATCACATCTTTGCGAACCTTCGCTTTTTGGCGACGAGGCTTTGCTCCACATAAAAAGCGACAAAAAAATCCCTTCAAAAGAGCTTAAAATTTTAATCGAAGCTTGCAAAAACGGTGGCGCTTTTATATATGAATTTTACGAAGCGGACACAAAAATAACCTTTGATACACAAAAAGCCTTCGGCGTAAATTTCGCTAGATTTTTTAAGCCAAATTCGCCTGATGAAGCCGTAACTCTATTAAGCAGGCAAGCGGGTAAGATAAATTTAAATATAACCAAAAACGCTCTTTTTGAGCTTTATAGAATTCACAACGAAAATTTATATTTAGCCGCAAGCGAACTAAACAAGCTTGCAAGCCTAAATGAGCCGATAAATGAAAATACGGTCAGAAATTTGGTATTTTCGCTTTCAAGCATAAGTTTTGATGACTTTTTTGATAAATTTATAAATTTAAAAGACATCAGGCAGGATTTTTTCTCATGCGCA is a window of Campylobacter sp. CCUG 57310 DNA encoding:
- the queA gene encoding tRNA preQ1(34) S-adenosylmethionine ribosyltransferase-isomerase QueA, coding for MATDINALCSYDYHLPAELIADRPTLPKEDAKLLVYEREKDKIHHLKFKNLHEILPQCDIVFNDTKVIKARILGHKDSGGASEVLLNAALNDDKFSVYIRGKVKAGTQIKFDANLKATVFEIFEDGTRIVKFSQDDKILSTNELFSLLEKIGQVPLPPYIKRADNKDDESWYQSIFAKHHGAVAAPTASLHFSDEMIKELKKSHDISFITLHIGAGTFKSVESENINDHKMHGEFYEIPSQTQELIKSNKPILGIGTTVTRCIEEFARSKKPSGICKLFLNLNNKPIRQNYLLTNFHLPKSTLIMLVSSFIGLDKTMQIYQTAIENRYKFYSYGDGMLVI
- the ruvX gene encoding Holliday junction resolvase RuvX, with the translated sequence MSVVAIDVGLKRIGVALGVGGVVMPQKPILRKNRNQAARDVNAVLSELGAKTLVVGVPLGGSSEDEMRRRISHFVSLLNFSGEIVYVDEAMSSFEASEIHKSSAKDGKLDSIAAMIILKRYLKIL
- the dprA gene encoding DNA-processing protein DprA; protein product: MNFLSELPPQLNRLKKPPKKLYYKGNLELLKLPMVSIVGSRRASVYTKNCVLNLAKTLSNSGICVVSGAALGVDIKAHEGAFPNTIAVFGNGLNIVYPRANLKAIERIYGSCLALSEYDFSTPAAAHRFLERNRIVVALSKALVVAQADLKSGSMQSARMAQELGVKIYVLPQRLGESDGTNKLLACGKAELINDFDEFASKFTTNPPKAKDEILDFCKNGANLDEALAKFGDKIYEYELFGKLVISGLRVSLT
- a CDS encoding divergent polysaccharide deacetylase family protein — translated: MSPKTKKKTTKKRTVAKNTKSVKKKEQKSAFWGYLKIIIVCLIVGALTYAALSYIYSNKDSQNTIKKIEKYLDKQSVKKDQPAKEPAVKFEPKTESKIEPKISVEPKIKPKTQNEVKPEIKSETIKQEDTLNKTDSTTPEPKIAPKEQQEFYPPEIPDEKPAKKGSIHIEVFDKDGAKKDERRVGEVPKKQPPQRKTKEPESSLDTSKAQVLNGTKKQFGKPKLVIIIDDVAHKHQVDAIKSIKLKLTPSFFPVTKDHPDTPKLAKKFSFHMIHLPLQAKNFKGEEIDTLRVDDGYEKILNRLQAIKRDFPNLIYINNHTGSKFTSDFDAMDRLMRAVKHENLIFIDSKTIANTKVAAAAKKHSMPYISRDVFLDHEDSKAAITKQLKYAVALAKKHSRAIAIGHPYKNTMDVLKNSSEILKDVEVVYLKDIL
- the ilvC gene encoding ketol-acid reductoisomerase codes for the protein MAVNIYYDKDCDLSLIRSKTVAVIGFGSQGHAHAENLRDSGVKVVIGLAKGGKSWAKAEAKGFEVKTVSEASKMADVIMILTPDEMQAEIFYNEIKPNLSEGNAIAFGHGFNVHFGQIKAPEGIDVIMIAPKAPGHTVRSEFVKGGGIPDLIAVEQNASGQAKELALSYASAIGGGRTGIIETTFKDETETDLFGEQAVLCGGLCALVNAGFETLVEAGYEPEMAYFECLHELKLIVDLMYQGGMADMRYSISNTAEYGDYVSGTRVVNEDSKKAMKEILKEIQNGKFAKDFILERKAGYVRMNAERGIAERSLLNQTGKKLRAMMPWISAGKIVDQSKN
- a CDS encoding HDOD domain-containing protein; amino-acid sequence: MNQSIYKHIKALPPLDDTVIKIQTICADENSSIGDLAQIIEKDPMLTANILRSANSPLYGFSREITTISRAVSLFGMATIRGFALSSAVKKSFKIDLDPYDITSQDFLNISIMQNALMYNWYSKINPRALSVLSPASFMLEVGKTVLSHELVETGKGADFKAKLKEISNPFDLSELENEILDISNEIVTAKIFEQWNLETELVDSIFYSNSPEDAPEHIKSYSVALRIVKNAVNIFHQLDDESIQNTLPFLDEYGFAHDKFLEAVAKVKANL
- a CDS encoding ribonuclease R family protein; translated protein: MKEFLTKLLDGLNGKEILSEHKETLRNLLNLGAITSHNDKFYLNNGFVCGKLDISSNGTGFLIPFDKRFKQDILIENKNLNNSHYGDIVLAKLLPLKKKRQSAKVVLALKLANETSVVYTKHFGQAILGVNLKTGLSLALKATQKSLKTLPIGTLLKINNLNNEITEVIGNINDPFSDEKISLAIYNKNDKFSEASELEAASWGDSVDASMYPSRVDLSELEFCTIDPIDAKDFDDAIYFDEKNLEIYVAIADASEYVSSYGAIDKEAKSRGFSIYFPHIAIPMLPRSLSENICSLKPNVTRLAFCFKIKLNKNLDVVGEELFEAIINSKKRFNYDEIDEILEDKRTSEISWIKPLFELTSNLRTKRLKNAFDFRTQELRMSLDDEGKLLSTRFETDSNSHRLVEDCMLLANKAAARLIDSVGVFRNHGAPDIRKIENLLQDLAALGFDFTYESDLANLIRKIQAQADTMGNREEIDKLIIKAQKKAEYSAQNLGHFGLGFDRYTHFTSPIRRYSDLTLHRLLKAKMKDDKKLFNYLLLNIESTCANLSELEREADKVAYDFMDRKFARWAKERIGQRFKAYVSENQNMLVAKLDDEIKGARIFLNSYSAELLQKLIIEITDADIASGEIFGRVIKKIDV
- the holA gene encoding DNA polymerase III subunit delta, which gives rise to MYRRELEGLLQSPKFPNTFLLFGADEYQIELFAKEILAKFEGLNLLSLYYDEYDFNLAKSHLCEPSLFGDEALLHIKSDKKIPSKELKILIEACKNGGAFIYEFYEADTKITFDTQKAFGVNFARFFKPNSPDEAVTLLSRQAGKINLNITKNALFELYRIHNENLYLAASELNKLASLNEPINENTVRNLVFSLSSISFDDFFDKFINLKDIRQDFFSCADDGNFNEILFINSLYRAFFRLFKLHSFIKINGKFDIKETLGYTPPPNIANELKKQCLSINLKTYKEIFMALNLMEFEIKTNAKLDKTHFLLSSLISTQNLIHKNSKY